ATTTCCGGTATATGGTCTGCGGTTATTCCTCGTCATCCTCAAATGCTTCCTGCTCTTTTTTATGTTTCCGGTATTTGATCCCGATCACGATCAGGATCAGGCTCAATACCGCCACAGCTCCCAATGCTGCCGGCAGCAGAAGGTTCTGGTACTTTTCCATAAATCCCGGCTCTTCCATGGGAATATCATCGAAATTGCCCACGTCCATATCTTCCATAAAGGACATATCCTCCGTCACAAACAGGGACAGTTCCTTCTCTTCCTCGGAAACCTCGCCGTTCTCATCCTCGTATGAGATAATGACCTTTACCTTCCCGTCGTCAGCCGTAGGCGCAGCACCGGTCAGCATACAGTCCACATTGCCTGTCTCGCCGGGCTTGATATTCCCGACGTAGGTGTCCGTGGTCTGGATAGAATCCGCCTCAAACTTGACCATCACATTGTAGAGCATGACCTTTCCGGTATTGTTGATACCAAACATAATGTTGGATTCTTCTCCAACGGAGATGGACTCCGGCATGATCTCAAAGGTACCTGTGTTCAGACGCGGGATCTGCTTGATCGGGATATCCACCGCCATGCTCTCCTCTGCATTCTTGAACTCCGGGCTGTCGAACTTGGCCTTGATCGTCAGGCCGTAGGAACGCTGATCCACACCCGCCCGGGAGCTTAAGCGGAACTTTACCTCTTTTGTCGCCCCGGCTCCTAAGGAGCTTAAGGCAACGGAGGTGGAGCCGGACTCCGTGGTAAATACCGGGCTGTCGGATACCTTTTCCGACTCTACGGTCAGAAGGATATCGGAGGCGGAGACGCTGCTGGACGCGTTCTTGACCTGCAGTACCAGGTCAAAGCTTTCTCCGGCGATAATGGTCTCAGGAGTAGTTACGAATCCGTCTACGATCAGACGTGCTTTTGTCCTGTCATGTTCATTGAATTCCTCATAATCATCCTCCTTCTCCTTGTTGTTCACATGGACGTAAAAGGAGGTCTCGTAGGTCTGCAGCTCATCGCCTGTGGAGCTGTCGGAGTAAAATATCTTCATGTTGATCGGATAGTAACCGGTGTATGTATCCTCGCGGATCGCAAAGCTGTAGCCCAGGGGTACGGTCTCATCCACTCCGATCTTTTCAAACATCCTGTCATAGTTGGCGTCATTGATCTGGAAGGGGAACTTGGCGCTGTCCGGGTCTAAAACCATGCTTGCCTTTACGTTGTATACGGTGGCGGGGCTGTTGTTGCGGAGGTTGATGGTAAAATTCATCACATTGGGATAAGTGCCGTCCGGTGTGCTCTGTCCTTCGCCCAGGACAAAGTCATAGGTCTTGTTCTCATCGTCATCGTCGTCGCCTGTGGTGGTGGATTTGGTGATCCAGACCTGGAGGTCTCCGTATCCGATCTGGTCTGTGTAGCCTTCTCCACTCACCTTACGCAAAACAATGACCGGAACTTTATAGTAGCCTTCGGATAAGTCGCTGCGCACGCGGCCTGTCAGGGAAACGGTCTTTTTGCCGCTCAGGGCTCCGATCCTTTTCGGATTGTCTCTGTCAGGAAGGGATGTGGTATCCTCAAATGGAAATGCATAGCCATGCGTCCTGTCTTCCTCATCTTCGTCCCAGATCTCGCCTCCGGTCACATCAAATGCGATCGCCGCATCCTCGATCCTGGTTCCATGGCTGTCAACCTGGAAAGACACTGTCATGTTCTTTCCAGTTTTGCCGCGGGTGATCTTATCGGTTGATACGGATACCTCATCGGCAAACGCGGTCACCGGCATTGCTGCAATCGTCATGAGTACCGCCAGGAGGGCGGTCAGACTACGTTTCCACATTTTCATACTCTTAATCTCCTCTTTACGCTTCAGTCAGCTGGTTGTCAGGTGTGCTGCCGGAATCTGGTTCCGCGGGGGTATCCGGGGATTCCGGCGGTTGTGTATGGAGCTCCGCTTCCAGGAAGGCTTCTGGAGTAAAGTCCTCATCATCGGGATGGTACTGCTCCTCTATCTTTAATATCTTTCCGTCCACAATGTGGAACTGCCGGTCTGCAAAGGTGGCAAGATGGTTGTCATGGGTGACCATGACCAGGGTCTGGTTCTGCTCACGGACGATCCGGCGCATTAGTTTTAAGACTTCCATTGTGGTCTTGGAATCCAGGTTGCCGGTGGGCTCGTCCGCAAAAATGATCTTGGGGTTTACCACCAGCGCCCGGGCTATGCCTACGCGCTGCTGCTGTCCGCCGGACATGGCGTTTGCCATGTGCTTCATCTGCTTTTCCAGGCCTACCAGTTTCAGGTATTTTTTGGCTCTTTCGTTGCGGATCCGACGGGGGATGCCGCGGAAGGATAAGGGCAGGGCTACGTTTTCTACGGCGTTTAGGGTCTGTAATAAGTTG
This portion of the Clostridium sp. AN503 genome encodes:
- a CDS encoding CARDB domain-containing protein — translated: MKMWKRSLTALLAVLMTIAAMPVTAFADEVSVSTDKITRGKTGKNMTVSFQVDSHGTRIEDAAIAFDVTGGEIWDEDEEDRTHGYAFPFEDTTSLPDRDNPKRIGALSGKKTVSLTGRVRSDLSEGYYKVPVIVLRKVSGEGYTDQIGYGDLQVWITKSTTTGDDDDDENKTYDFVLGEGQSTPDGTYPNVMNFTINLRNNSPATVYNVKASMVLDPDSAKFPFQINDANYDRMFEKIGVDETVPLGYSFAIREDTYTGYYPINMKIFYSDSSTGDELQTYETSFYVHVNNKEKEDDYEEFNEHDRTKARLIVDGFVTTPETIIAGESFDLVLQVKNASSSVSASDILLTVESEKVSDSPVFTTESGSTSVALSSLGAGATKEVKFRLSSRAGVDQRSYGLTIKAKFDSPEFKNAEESMAVDIPIKQIPRLNTGTFEIMPESISVGEESNIMFGINNTGKVMLYNVMVKFEADSIQTTDTYVGNIKPGETGNVDCMLTGAAPTADDGKVKVIISYEDENGEVSEEEKELSLFVTEDMSFMEDMDVGNFDDIPMEEPGFMEKYQNLLLPAALGAVAVLSLILIVIGIKYRKHKKEQEAFEDDEE
- a CDS encoding ABC transporter ATP-binding protein, producing the protein METPSKPQTKTPIIQVKNLYKIYKVGTNKVYALNGVDFTMYKGEFCAIVGPSGSGKSTLLNMLAGLEKPSKGEIVIAGKHMEKMNENQLVAFRRENVGFIFQSYNLLQTLNAVENVALPLSFRGIPRRIRNERAKKYLKLVGLEKQMKHMANAMSGGQQQRVGIARALVVNPKIIFADEPTGNLDSKTTMEVLKLMRRIVREQNQTLVMVTHDNHLATFADRQFHIVDGKILKIEEQYHPDDEDFTPEAFLEAELHTQPPESPDTPAEPDSGSTPDNQLTEA